A genomic region of Desulfovibrio sp. contains the following coding sequences:
- a CDS encoding DVU_1557 family redox protein has protein sequence MSMGPNYGPDGGQWVCGRCRVALEQVKVPVFYLNSAFDVFLPRCPKCGLTQVPKSLAEGKMLEVEALLEDK, from the coding sequence ATGAGCATGGGGCCAAACTACGGGCCGGACGGCGGCCAGTGGGTATGCGGGCGTTGCCGTGTTGCCCTTGAGCAGGTGAAGGTTCCGGTTTTTTATCTCAACAGCGCCTTTGACGTGTTTTTGCCGCGCTGCCCCAAGTGCGGGCTGACGCAGGTGCCCAAATCTCTGGCCGAAGGCAAGATGCTTGAGGTGGAAGCCCTGCTGGAAGATAAATGA
- a CDS encoding pyridine nucleotide-disulfide oxidoreductase/dicluster-binding protein: MMDQQRLHEIESHCTQESPPRCRVACPFDLDVRAFMARMAEGKQGEARKVLERHLPLPGIIARICDHPCENACLRQDLGGSLAMHGLELSCMLAVGAQTRLLPLPPKKFRMAIMGTGLAGLTAAWDLSRKAYPVTVFHSGAPGEFLQAVHPALAADNTAGIAKDFLVEDMEALARQKVSFTQANLDAALLEKLAAEYDAVLVDADAVQQLAPGLAPDEAQVDAETLLWRGNICCAGWRSSTPTGHTFASPSRQAGQGRHAAQTMERVTSGVSLTAARDKSQGPLHTDVTGIAPVPRMEPAAQAACGEPLYSAEESAREAERCLQCQCMICVRECVYLQKYKGYPRLYARQVNNNASIVKGLHTANALINGCALCGQCEELCPENFSMAELCLSAREDMVERGFMPPTAHEFALEDMESASGPECALVLPPFSPAAESQGAGEQWLFFPGCQLAAARVEQTAALYDLLREKLGNGLKSGVGIMLSCCGIPARWAGRTALFKEHTDKLRTAWEGLGKPRIMAACSSCLTALREALPEAQTVSVWEVLDGLPFEAPAAGNSLPSVFSIQDPCTARHDAAWLAAVRSLADKCGAKIEEPRLSGASTACCGYGGLVWCAQPETARAMSDHRAAQLEHPGLASCIMCRDRIAASGKECWHLLDLLLPASGKAQSGAAQGPGLSARRANRAALRRKLLEKYGSAAGQQALPADTPEQAGKGRVLVTEEVLARLEERHILLSDVEGAVMGAEASGHWFENLDDGHRLGSWRPRKVTFWVEYEAQGEAFVLHDAWCHRMVVPGSGGQEAADVINSHQCCTDGQRPNMQGAQNGGQRGEQS, encoded by the coding sequence ATTATTGCCCGCATTTGCGATCACCCCTGTGAAAACGCCTGTTTGCGGCAGGATCTTGGCGGCAGCCTCGCCATGCACGGTCTTGAACTCTCGTGCATGCTTGCGGTGGGCGCGCAGACCCGTCTGCTGCCTTTGCCGCCCAAAAAATTCCGTATGGCCATCATGGGCACCGGGCTTGCCGGGCTCACGGCAGCCTGGGATCTGTCGCGCAAGGCCTATCCCGTTACGGTTTTTCACTCAGGCGCGCCGGGCGAGTTTTTGCAGGCAGTGCATCCCGCACTGGCGGCAGACAATACGGCGGGCATTGCCAAGGATTTTTTGGTGGAAGACATGGAAGCTCTTGCCCGCCAGAAGGTCAGTTTTACGCAGGCAAATCTTGACGCCGCGCTGCTGGAAAAGCTGGCTGCGGAGTATGACGCCGTGCTGGTGGATGCCGATGCCGTGCAGCAGCTTGCACCCGGTCTTGCACCAGATGAAGCGCAGGTGGATGCGGAAACCTTGCTCTGGCGCGGTAATATCTGCTGCGCTGGCTGGCGCAGCAGCACCCCCACAGGTCACACTTTTGCCTCCCCTTCGCGTCAGGCGGGGCAGGGGCGGCATGCGGCGCAGACCATGGAGCGCGTGACCAGCGGCGTTTCCCTCACCGCCGCGCGTGACAAATCTCAGGGGCCGCTGCACACCGATGTGACAGGTATTGCGCCCGTGCCGCGTATGGAACCAGCCGCGCAGGCCGCTTGCGGCGAACCGCTCTATTCTGCGGAGGAATCCGCGCGCGAGGCGGAGCGCTGCCTGCAATGCCAGTGTATGATCTGCGTGCGCGAATGCGTATATTTGCAGAAATACAAGGGCTATCCGCGCCTCTACGCACGTCAGGTCAATAACAACGCGTCCATCGTCAAGGGCCTGCACACGGCCAATGCCCTCATCAATGGCTGCGCCCTGTGCGGCCAGTGCGAGGAGCTGTGCCCGGAAAATTTTTCCATGGCCGAGCTGTGCCTCTCCGCACGGGAAGACATGGTGGAACGCGGCTTTATGCCGCCCACGGCCCACGAATTTGCGCTTGAGGATATGGAAAGCGCCTCCGGGCCGGAATGCGCACTGGTCTTGCCGCCCTTTTCGCCAGCCGCCGAATCCCAGGGCGCTGGCGAGCAGTGGCTGTTCTTCCCCGGCTGTCAGTTGGCTGCGGCCCGCGTGGAACAAACGGCGGCACTTTATGATCTGCTGCGCGAAAAGTTGGGCAACGGCCTGAAATCCGGCGTGGGCATCATGCTTTCCTGCTGCGGCATCCCGGCGCGCTGGGCCGGAAGAACGGCCCTGTTCAAGGAACATACGGACAAACTGCGTACCGCCTGGGAGGGACTGGGCAAACCGCGCATCATGGCGGCCTGTTCTTCCTGCCTTACGGCCTTGAGGGAAGCCCTGCCGGAAGCGCAGACCGTTTCCGTGTGGGAAGTGTTGGACGGCTTGCCCTTTGAGGCTCCCGCTGCTGGTAATTCACTGCCCTCGGTTTTTTCCATTCAGGATCCCTGCACCGCCAGGCACGATGCGGCCTGGCTTGCCGCTGTGCGCAGTCTGGCTGACAAATGCGGGGCAAAAATTGAAGAACCGCGCCTTTCCGGCGCATCTACAGCCTGTTGCGGCTACGGCGGCCTCGTGTGGTGCGCCCAGCCGGAAACCGCCCGCGCCATGAGCGATCACCGGGCCGCCCAGCTTGAGCACCCCGGCCTTGCCTCGTGCATCATGTGCCGTGACCGCATAGCGGCCAGCGGCAAGGAATGCTGGCATCTGCTTGATTTGCTGCTGCCAGCGTCAGGCAAGGCGCAGTCTGGCGCGGCTCAAGGGCCGGGCCTTTCGGCGCGCCGCGCCAACAGGGCTGCCTTGCGCCGCAAACTGCTGGAAAAATATGGCAGCGCCGCCGGGCAACAGGCCCTGCCTGCAGACACGCCCGAGCAGGCGGGAAAGGGCAGGGTGCTGGTGACGGAGGAAGTGCTGGCGCGGCTGGAAGAGCGGCATATCCTGCTTTCAGACGTGGAAGGGGCAGTTATGGGGGCCGAGGCCAGCGGGCACTGGTTTGAAAATCTGGATGACGGGCACCGTCTTGGTTCGTGGCGACCCAGAAAGGTGACTTTTTGGGTGGAATACGAGGCGCAGGGCGAGGCCTTTGTCCTGCACGATGCGTGGTGCCACCGGATGGTGGTGCCGGGTTCCGGCGGTCAGGAAGCTGCGGATGTCATCAACAGCCACCAGTGCTGCACCGATGGGCAGCGTCCCAATATGCAGGGTGCGCAAAATGGCGGGCAGAGAGGTGAACAGTCATGA